In the genome of Ziziphus jujuba cultivar Dongzao chromosome 10, ASM3175591v1, the window TATGTTTACGTCAACAACATTATATCCCCAAGTTTACAAGATGCCAAAAGTTTATCAAACCtcccaaaataaatatttacaagAAAAACCCAATTTCAtgttagttatatatatatatacacacacacttgAGACAAGGATGAATTTAAACATGCTTTTGTCTTTAACAAATCGGTTGAAGATTGGAGATGTGTGCAATATAACACTTACATAGTTGAATGATTATGTAacttttttcttatgtttttgtCAACAACATTATGTCACCAAATATTCACGAGACGCCCAAATTTTATCAAACCTCccgaaataaaaatttataagaaaaaaccAATTTCATGTTATAGTTCCATATATAGTTGAGACAaaggaaaaattttataatcatcTCATGTCTAtttcaaaaacgaaaaaaaaaataaaaaaatgttgaaataaagtgaagttttttttttttccccccttttttgaTGGAATGAAGGggtaatttattaattagcATTATTACTATTTGAAAGAATAATTTCGCACAAGTTTGGCTGTATAGTGTTTTCCTTTTCGGCGTTGATAGAGAACCACAAAATATGTTGCTCCTTTGGGCCTGTGGCCCCGTAAAATAGACTAAGTACTACCAACTAGTGTATTTAAATGGTAGGGTGGTCTCTACTCAACCAAAAATAATTGGGCTAAAAGTTCAGCTCCAATCAAGAATGAATAGTTGAAGCCCAAACACATGAGGGATGGTCCACAAGATTTGGAGTTTAGCAAGCATGCCTCTAGATATTCACGTGTTCTTTTTGGCTGGGAGTGGCATGCATAATGAGTACTCAATGGAAATTGCACCATCAAAGAAAATTCTCGTGGACTTGTAAccaatttgtcatttttttccaCACTGCAagtttgatataaatatatatatatatatatatatctatatatcacatttactttaattatttatttttattgttttacctTTAgagagaattattattatttcctatTTTGGGGGTAAAAATCCTGTTATGGAAGATTTGGGAAGATAAGGCATAGTGGTAGTGTGAATAAAGAATAAGAAAGGgctttgaaaaacaaataaataaataagagaggATTAGAAGTGAGGCAAGGGTCGAAATTTCACCATGTTGGAGTTGAGCCTCTCAACGgtattctttaaatttgttgTGATAAATATAGCACTTTTTGTAGTTTTAGTTCATGGAGCAAATAGCTTTACCAGACATGACTTCCCACCTGGCTTTGTGTTTGGTACTGGTTCTTCAGCTTATCAGGTtggtgtttcttcttcttcttcttcctctctctctctctctctatatatatatatatatattataaacccATGAAAGaggcaattatttttttagaccttttttttttttttttttttgggtattaattggttttgatttaatattaaaatttgagttCAATTTGGGTAATGGTGAAGGTGGAGGGAGCATCAAACCAAGATGGAAGGACTCCAAGCATATGGGATACCTTTGCCCAAGCTGGTAACCATTTCTTTTACGTAATTCCATGTCAATGTTGATGCTCATTAGCTTTCCTCCataattttcttcttgtttaatTATCTTAGTCAATATAACTTTCTTAGAGTACCATTTTAGTTTTATCTCATTTGGTAAGGTGAGGATATATGTGTGGCCAAGTTGTGAAAATTTCCAATTATCTACACAAAACTGCATGTGGATGTTAGTTGTAGGATATAGGGTCTGATTCTCTTGATGGACATTGCGTATAGAATCTATGAACAAAAAAACTAAGGTGTAGGAAAAAGAAGATAAACAGAAGTAAATTCTGTGTTCATGGTGTATTGTGGGATTCAAGCATATGCAATGTTTGTAATTTCAGAATTTTGGGTGTCattggtaaatatattttttcagtgAATATATTGGAAGTTCTCAAGGTACTGTCttatttattagattttgataggggaaaaaagaaaaaaaaaaagaaaaagaatattttaatttttgctgaAACAGAACATGGTCGCCACTttgtaatttctattttttatgatttatcttTGGGTTGTGCTTGCCTAGGTACATTAATGGGAAATACCAAATATCTTGCCATATTTAGAGGAAATGCATCGTGTTACCTGTAGTAGttcaatgaaagaaaaagaggggACAACAAATGACACAGAAGTTCAGTTTTTTAGAGAAATGACTAAATGTTCTCGATTTTAAACTCTTCTGGATCGAAGTTGACTCATTGGAAGAACGCAATGCATGTATGACAAAATAGAAGTATTGTTGTGCGTAAGATGTGTATTACTACGAATTGCACCAGTCATGGAGCTCATAATACCTTTTGATTTACGAATTATGCATAAAAACTCAAATTATACTGTTATAGAACCAGTTAGAATCTGCATATGGATACAACAGGGTTCAATTCTGTTTTTCTTTGTATCAAATGGAAGCTCTATGAATCACATTCATTAAGTTGAGATTTGTTTATTCAATCACCTTGGTTGATTGTTTTAACTTGATTACATTTTCAGGGAGTATGCATGGAGACACAGGAGATGTAGCATGTGATGGATATCACAAGTACAAGGTTTATCTCTGTAGAAAGCAACTCACTTTTTGTTGAGATTTTCCTTCCAATTCATGAATATTTGAGGTCAATTTGATACTCTTGTTGTTTTTTTGGACAATGGACAATCACACGCTAATTTGATAGTAATTTAAGCAActtatagttaaaaatatagGTTTGTAATTTGATTGAAACACATTGCACACTTATACTTGCAGTATAATCCATGCATCAAGAAGTTCGTTTGAAACTCTTGCAGGAAGATGTTCAACTCATGGTGGATACCGGTATAGATGCATATAGATTTTCCATCTCATGGTCAAGACTTATCCcaagtatatatatgttcacCTGGCTATCAATTCCATTTACCAAAAACTAAGTGATTTCTGCTTCGTTTTCTCATACTTATTGCTGCTTTTCTCCCTTTCTGCAGATGGAAAAGGAGCTATAAATCCTAAGGGTTTGCAGTATTACAACAACCTAATCAATGAATTAATCAGCTATGGTAGTTACCAATATAAAAGCcatgaatataataatatcatttaGTGAATTTTAACTGGTTTTACCTCTTTGAAattaccaaaaaggaaaaatgtacttctaatatttttcttgatcAAGCAGGAATACAACCACATGTGACATTACACCATTATGATCTCCCACAGGTACTTGAAAGCGAGTATGGAGGATGGGTTAGTCGAAAGATTGTGTATGTTCTTATTCTTAACTCTTATCAATAGATTTTGTAGATCTATCAGAAAACAGGGAAACAAGCATAGTCAAATAATTTACTTGTTGATGCAGAAAAGACTTCACTGCATATGCAGATGTGTGCTTCAGAGAGTTTGGTGATAGAGTTAAATATTGGACTACTGTAAATGAGGCTAATGTGTTTTCGCTTGGGGGTTATGACAGTGGAAATATGCCTCCTGGTCGCTGTTCTCCTCCATTTGGAGTTGTAGATAATTGTTCTGCAGGAAGCTCCTCAACTGAGCCCTACTTAGTAACTCATCATATCTTGTTAGCACATGCATCAGCTGCTAGATTGTATGAGAAAAGGTACAAGGTAATCAGTAAGCTTTTCGATGTCATGTGCTTTGACATGCATTCAAGTAGTTTTGATCATAAAGCTTTATGCCATCTAGAGCTCCCAGTTTGCTTTTCAGATCTCATAGTGAAAATTTAGAAGAAAGATATAGTTCTTACAAATATTGTGCAATGCAGGATAAGCAACATGGATTTATAGGGatgaatatttttcaatattggtTTGTTCCTTTTACAAATAGCATTACAGATAAAATTGCTGCTCAAAGAGCCAAAGATTTTTATATTGGTTGGTAAGTTACATATTGAAATATGtttccatttttaatatatatttgttttgggtATTTATCGAGCATTTGGCTATTGTTATTTTTGTCAATTCTATATTATAGGTATTTGAATCCATTGATCTTTGGAGATTATCCAGAGATCatgaagaagaatgttggctcaAGGTTTCCGGCCTTCACGAGTCTTGAATCCGAAAGAATTAAGGGCTCATTTGATTTCATAGGACTGAATTATTATAACACGATGCATGTCAAGGACAAATCCAGCAGCCTAAATTTGAAAATCAGGGACTTCTTTGCAGACACAGGAGTGGAGCTTATATGTATGTTTTTTTCTTACTTGTAGAccaagtaaataaatttaaatatgttttaagaaaagtgatatttaataattagcCGTAAAGATAAACTTGTTATGTATTGTTAAAGAAAGTTCATATAATAGTACGTGGCCCTGACAATGTATATCAAGCCAATAAACAGTAGGCAGTTTCTTCGACTGTTCTTAGGTTTATTAAGTTAGATCTTGTTGCTGGATTAAACAATCCTGCATTATTGACTGGATTGTTTTCTTGTGGCAGTTGTGCGAAATGAATCTGCATATGAGGTGAAAATCTGAATATCGACTGTTATGTCTGTTTACTGGTGGGGATTATTTCAGTTTACGAGATCAACTTGTTATTCGATGCAGTTTCCAATTACACCCAGTGGCCTGGTAGGAATTCTAGAAGATATGAAGCAACATTATGGCAACCCTCTTACTTACATCCATGAAAATGGTCtatctctccctctccctcccTTTTTATAGTTAGTGATATAAACTATGAACATTTTCACAGAGCAGAGAAGTATCatcatgaaaattttgttttttgtgtgtaTGGTTTTGATCTTTGATCATTGATTCTGTAGTTTAAAAATAGATCACAGTTTCATGTGGAGAAGACTAAATCACAGTACTCATAATTCTTTGATACAAACAATCAGCTGTATATAAATTAATGTCCTCTGCTAGATTCTGTACATGTTTCAatgctcttttatttttaattacttcATTTAGCAACTGAACAGAACTATATCAAGCTTAAATCAACATATTCCCAAATTGTTCtgtctctcgctctctctctctctctctctctctctctctcttaatctGTCTGGTTCATCATCTTGATGAGAAAGTCTGACATTGGAATGGCTTTGTAGGTCAAAGAACTAGACGCAATTCATCGTTGGAAGACTGGCCGAGGGTGAAATACTTACATGCTCACATCCAAAGTTTGCTGGAAGCTGTAAGGTAAAATCTAATCTCCATGACTGAAAGGATTATTAACCTTGGTTAACAAATATCATATTACAAATGCAACTGTATAGCGTAGTTTTATGTTCTTAATCTTATATGTGTGTATGTTTTTGTTTAAGGAATGGATCAAATGTGAAAGGTTATTTTGAATGGTCATTGTTGGATGCATTTGAGCTGTTGGATGGGTATGAATCAAGCTATGGCTTATACTACATTGATTTGGATGACCCAGATTTAGTAAGACAGCCTAAGCTCTCTGCTTATTGGTACTCTCATTTTTTGAAGGCAAACAGAAGTTTCAGTTCAATTGGATTTATTAAATCTCTTTCTCATGATTACTTCTCCCACTAGATTTTGATCTACCTAGTTGGATAGTGGTTGGTATGGATTTTGATTTTACATAgttgaatttcatttttatttcacttAATAAATTGTTCAATAATTTTGCAAATGTTATTGATTTCCTAACATTACAATGTCGAAAtcttaaaagaaatcaaaattttgatgacAATCATAGGTCCTAGAATCTCCTTTATTTAGTGTAACAGATGTTTGTAGTACAGAAACAAATATGTCAGCACAAGTAGTTTTTTATTCGTAATAACACAggcatgcctttttttttttttaaataaataaattcaaaattttacatctttttgTGAGACATAAGATCATCTACATGGTCATATAAGCAAACCTtgttcttattaaaaaataaataaattcaaaattttagatCTTTTTGTGAGACATAAGACCATCTACATGGTCATACAAGCAAACCTTGTTCTTATTCATCCCCAGggaaattaaaccaaaaaaaaaaaaaaaagggattatgGACCTTAGTTTTCACCAAGTTTGATTTTAGCTCCTTGACTTTTTGGTGGTTTTGGTCCTTCTGGACACTCTGAAACAGTCTTCGATATAACTTTTATGCTTCTACCTTAAGATGGAATATACCGGATAATACCGTTTTGAGCCAATTGCAGTTTGGTGGTGCTTAGCATTTCCacgtaaaatatataatatacgtaaataaataagcaatcaaaaacaaaaagaatgcaagttttttcttctctttttctctaaAATTGGGAAGCCAAAACCAACTCCCAAGAAACAGAGTAGATAAAAACTAGTAATATAAAGACTACTAACCCATGTAAAATATTAACAATGTGAATTCCAACCCAGAACATGCAATAAATTCTTCCCCAAAATGGTTTTCCAGCAAAGCAGAACCAATATCTATCAACATGGGCAATTTTTgctgctgtatatatatatatatatatataatagttctACGTCCGCATGCATGCGCATTATATATAAACCGAtgctttttggaaaaaaaaaaaatatggattttgttGTATACATTGTGCATACATATACAgtaaaatcgatattttttttttttaaaatgttggtTTAGATATGAGCCGTACCATAAAAgtttactatttatatatatatatatatgtatgtatatatattgtagaataTATTTCTTAGTTGTATGTTAATTTGTTGCTTGCATTTTCAACTCTAAAATGGATAGTACTGAAGCAGTTGTACATGGATTTTAGTAgactataaatatgtatatatatatagacttagGACGAATTCTAAAAAGTGGGATTTAAAAGATGATGGAGATTAGAAATGTAGACAGAGATGATGGATTGTAGTGTTTctttagtaatatttacaagtaaaaataaataaataaataaaagacacaTACGTTGCCAAAACGAGCTCGCTTCAGAATTGTgtataagtattttttattttattttttttttttttttttgggggtcaaCAGAATGTTTATAGGTTTAAATGCATTAGATTTGAATCCTTGAAGTATGCTATCATTTTAGCGAATGAACacataaatcattaaaatatgtgataaattaaatcatttGTAACCAAGAAATGCAAAAACTAAGTCTTTAATTTCCTCTTTACccgttttatctttttttttttttttgggtttttgttaaTCGTCAGCTTACAGTTCTATaatctaaaaaaattcataattgaaAGGCTGGTCAAGGGTGAAATTTATGAATGCATAGACTGGGAGTGTGCTTGTTGCTATAAGTTATATATCTATCTCCACTCTTATAAGCTGAACTTATCTAGGTTGATAATTAATCAACTGCAAAAGCATATATAAGTCCAGTTaaaaggccttttttttttttttttttttcccctttggaAATTAACCTATACAGTTGTTTATATACTTTACCATTTCCTATGTTTTGGTTGTGTGCTTCCCCAAAATCTGCCAAGAATGTAGTTTCCCTGATTAAACACAAATTTACCCACAAAACTTTTTGTTTCAGGATACTATTACTATTGAAATATGAGAATAAACTTGTAAAAAATATTtcaccatcatatatat includes:
- the LOC107432213 gene encoding beta-glucosidase 11 isoform X1, producing MLELSLSTVFFKFVVINIALFVVLVHGANSFTRHDFPPGFVFGTGSSAYQVEGASNQDGRTPSIWDTFAQAGSMHGDTGDVACDGYHKYKEDVQLMVDTGIDAYRFSISWSRLIPNGKGAINPKGLQYYNNLINELISYGIQPHVTLHHYDLPQVLESEYGGWVSRKIVKDFTAYADVCFREFGDRVKYWTTVNEANVFSLGGYDSGNMPPGRCSPPFGVVDNCSAGSSSTEPYLVTHHILLAHASAARLYEKRYKDKQHGFIGMNIFQYWFVPFTNSITDKIAAQRAKDFYIGWYLNPLIFGDYPEIMKKNVGSRFPAFTSLESERIKGSFDFIGLNYYNTMHVKDKSSSLNLKIRDFFADTGVELIFVRNESAYEFPITPSGLVGILEDMKQHYGNPLTYIHENGQRTRRNSSLEDWPRVKYLHAHIQSLLEAVRNGSNVKGYFEWSLLDAFELLDGYESSYGLYYIDLDDPDLVRQPKLSAYWYSHFLKANRSFSSIGFIKSLSHDYFSH
- the LOC107432213 gene encoding beta-glucosidase 11 isoform X2; protein product: MHGDTGDVACDGYHKYKEDVQLMVDTGIDAYRFSISWSRLIPNGKGAINPKGLQYYNNLINELISYGIQPHVTLHHYDLPQVLESEYGGWVSRKIVKDFTAYADVCFREFGDRVKYWTTVNEANVFSLGGYDSGNMPPGRCSPPFGVVDNCSAGSSSTEPYLVTHHILLAHASAARLYEKRYKDKQHGFIGMNIFQYWFVPFTNSITDKIAAQRAKDFYIGWYLNPLIFGDYPEIMKKNVGSRFPAFTSLESERIKGSFDFIGLNYYNTMHVKDKSSSLNLKIRDFFADTGVELIFVRNESAYEFPITPSGLVGILEDMKQHYGNPLTYIHENGQRTRRNSSLEDWPRVKYLHAHIQSLLEAVRNGSNVKGYFEWSLLDAFELLDGYESSYGLYYIDLDDPDLVRQPKLSAYWYSHFLKANRSFSSIGFIKSLSHDYFSH
- the LOC107432213 gene encoding beta-glucosidase 11 isoform X3, whose protein sequence is MHQEVRLKLLQEDVQLMVDTGIDAYRFSISWSRLIPNGKGAINPKGLQYYNNLINELISYGIQPHVTLHHYDLPQVLESEYGGWVSRKIVKDFTAYADVCFREFGDRVKYWTTVNEANVFSLGGYDSGNMPPGRCSPPFGVVDNCSAGSSSTEPYLVTHHILLAHASAARLYEKRYKDKQHGFIGMNIFQYWFVPFTNSITDKIAAQRAKDFYIGWYLNPLIFGDYPEIMKKNVGSRFPAFTSLESERIKGSFDFIGLNYYNTMHVKDKSSSLNLKIRDFFADTGVELIFVRNESAYEFPITPSGLVGILEDMKQHYGNPLTYIHENGQRTRRNSSLEDWPRVKYLHAHIQSLLEAVRNGSNVKGYFEWSLLDAFELLDGYESSYGLYYIDLDDPDLVRQPKLSAYWYSHFLKANRSFSSIGFIKSLSHDYFSH
- the LOC107432213 gene encoding beta-glucosidase 11 isoform X4, with amino-acid sequence MVDTGIDAYRFSISWSRLIPNGKGAINPKGLQYYNNLINELISYGIQPHVTLHHYDLPQVLESEYGGWVSRKIVKDFTAYADVCFREFGDRVKYWTTVNEANVFSLGGYDSGNMPPGRCSPPFGVVDNCSAGSSSTEPYLVTHHILLAHASAARLYEKRYKDKQHGFIGMNIFQYWFVPFTNSITDKIAAQRAKDFYIGWYLNPLIFGDYPEIMKKNVGSRFPAFTSLESERIKGSFDFIGLNYYNTMHVKDKSSSLNLKIRDFFADTGVELIFVRNESAYEFPITPSGLVGILEDMKQHYGNPLTYIHENGQRTRRNSSLEDWPRVKYLHAHIQSLLEAVRNGSNVKGYFEWSLLDAFELLDGYESSYGLYYIDLDDPDLVRQPKLSAYWYSHFLKANRSFSSIGFIKSLSHDYFSH